One part of the Marichromatium purpuratum 984 genome encodes these proteins:
- a CDS encoding efflux RND transporter periplasmic adaptor subunit, protein MHGRARPSPITLLLVSALSTILVGCSPEATDPSTPLEPRIAQVRVLTLEPRPWRQPIDAYGEIEAVEDVAFTVDFSAQVEAIHFDEGQRVEAGALLVELDARKRGLRLRQATTAVARTRAGLEEAHQELDRRRGLAGSGAVSREALERAEIALRRASAAYEEMLAAERLAAREVAESRVLSPVDGIIDRRAVEPGEMVMPGQLLGSVQTADRLRVRAHVGERAVNALRVGAEAEIRSAGVPGRRYRGRIESVGIKADPDTGNFPIKILLDDTDGLLRPGMTARVRLQAVLDPEALLIPDTALVDRHRRRVVYVVRDGRAVEIEPMLRASTAEWIPALEGLAAGDRLVVEGMAQLIDASPVEIVTEPTP, encoded by the coding sequence ATGCACGGCCGCGCCCGCCCCTCCCCTATCACCCTGCTGCTCGTCTCGGCACTGTCGACCATCCTGGTCGGCTGCTCACCCGAGGCCACCGACCCGAGCACCCCGCTCGAGCCGCGCATCGCCCAGGTCCGCGTGCTCACCCTGGAGCCCCGTCCCTGGCGCCAGCCGATCGACGCCTATGGCGAGATCGAGGCAGTCGAGGACGTCGCCTTCACGGTCGATTTCTCCGCTCAGGTCGAGGCGATCCATTTCGACGAGGGCCAGCGCGTCGAGGCCGGCGCGCTGCTGGTCGAACTCGACGCGCGCAAGCGCGGGCTGCGCCTGCGCCAAGCGACGACTGCGGTGGCACGCACCCGCGCCGGGCTGGAGGAGGCTCACCAGGAACTCGACCGCCGGCGCGGTCTGGCCGGCAGCGGCGCGGTCTCGCGCGAGGCGCTGGAGCGCGCCGAGATCGCGCTGCGGCGCGCCAGCGCCGCCTACGAGGAGATGCTTGCCGCCGAACGATTGGCCGCGCGCGAGGTCGCCGAGAGCCGGGTCCTCAGCCCGGTGGACGGCATCATCGACCGTCGCGCGGTCGAGCCCGGCGAGATGGTGATGCCGGGCCAGCTGCTCGGCAGCGTGCAGACGGCCGATCGGCTGCGGGTGCGCGCCCATGTCGGCGAGCGCGCGGTCAACGCCCTGCGCGTCGGCGCCGAGGCCGAGATCCGTTCGGCCGGAGTGCCGGGACGGCGCTACCGGGGACGGATCGAGTCGGTCGGGATCAAGGCCGATCCCGACACCGGCAACTTCCCGATCAAGATCCTGCTCGACGACACCGACGGCCTGCTGCGCCCAGGCATGACCGCGCGCGTGCGGCTACAGGCGGTGCTCGACCCCGAGGCGCTGTTGATCCCCGACACCGCCCTGGTCGATCGTCATCGTCGGCGAGTGGTCTACGTGGTGCGCGACGGCCGCGCCGTCGAGATCGAACCGATGCTGCGTGCCAGCACCGCCGAGTGGATCCCGGCGCTGGAGGGACTCGCCGCCGGTGACCGACTGGTGGTCGAGGGCATGGCGCAGCTGATCGACGCCAGCCCGGTCGAGATCGTCACGGAGCCGACGCCATGA